The following proteins are encoded in a genomic region of Corythoichthys intestinalis isolate RoL2023-P3 chromosome 5, ASM3026506v1, whole genome shotgun sequence:
- the LOC130915735 gene encoding hyaluronidase-5-like, producing the protein MQQNVACLVAILFFLGSSRASFWTSPPIKTNHPFLFMWNAPTELCETHFGLPLDLSHFHLVSSTLKSATNQSISIFYTDRFGIVPHVDEDTGEFVDDGLPQLVDLKEHRELAEDDIEFYIPDDNPGLAVLDLEEWRPQWIRNWGSKDIYRQISIDRVKARNSSLSDEQAEERAKMLFERAAKRYFLRSLLIGKRLRPKRLWGYYLYPDCYNYDYNQDMVDFSGECPEIEKERNDELLWLWRESTALYPSIYLEVALQDSAQARRFVRHRLVEAARVSALANDSYSIPVYAYIRPVYKDKTDKYLSEMDLVNTIGEAAALGAAGVVSWGDMAVTESEDSCFDARRHLENVMNPYILNVSTATRLCSEALCQSRGRCVRKRWDEDVYLHLDGRRYRIEQRHQLGPLTVSGGGLSQDDVHWFSRHFDCMCYNELPCQSAKTLNTIQDSPFSARSHSCSCVQSVGVHFLLMVTATVWLQDLIG; encoded by the exons ATGCAGCAAAATGTGGCCTGTCTggttgcaattttatttttcctggGCTCGTCTCGGGCTTCCTTTTGGACATCTCCGCCCATCAAGACCAACCACCCGTTCCTGTTCATGTGGAACGCACCCACCGAGTTATGCGAGACTCACTTCGGCTTACCACTTGACCTGTCGCACTTCCACCTGGTGAGCAGCACACTCAAGTCGGCCACCAACCAGAGCATCTCAATCTTCTACACCGACCGCTTTGGGATTGTCCCACATGTGGACGAAGACACTGGCGAGTTTGTGGACGATGGCCTGCCCCAGCTGGTGGACCTCAAGGAGCACCGCGAGCTGGCTGAGGACGATATTGAGTTCTACATCCCAGATGACAATCCGGGTCTGGCCGTGCTGGATTTGGAGGAGTGGCGCCCGCAGTGGATTCGCAACTGGGGCAGCAAAGATATCTACAGGCAAATCTCCATCGACAGAGTTAAGGCCAGGAACAGCAGTTTGTCCGATGAACAGGCAGAGGAACGGGCCAAGATGCTGTTCGAGCGTGCTGCCAAGCGCTACTTTTTGCGCTCGCTGCTTATTGGGAAGCGCTTGAGGCCTAAACGGCTGTGGGGTTACTACCTCTACCCCGATTGTTACAACTACGACTACAACCAG GACATGGTGGACTTCAGCGGCGAGTGTCCAGAAATTGAGAAGGAGCGCAACGATGAGCTGTTGTGGCTCTGGAGAGAGTCCACTGCCCTCTACCCATCCATCTATCTGGAGGTGGCACTGCAAGACTCTGCTCAAGCGCGACGCTTCGTGCGCCATCGCCTGGTAGAAGCAGCCAGGGTGTCGGCGCTTGCAAATGACTCGTACTCAATTCCTGTCTACGCCTATATTCGCCCTGTCTACAAGGACAAGACTGATAAATACTTGTCAGAG ATGGACCTGGTGAACACCATTGGAGAGGCGGCTGCTCTAGGCGCTGCCGGCGTCGTTTCCTGGGGAGATATGGCCGTCACTGAAAGCGAG GACTCATGCTTTGATGCTCGTCGCCACTTGGAGAACGTGATGAACCCGTATATCCTCAACGTCTCCACCGCGACCAGGCTGTGTAGTGAAGCACTATGCCAGAGTCGCGGCCGCTGCGTACGCAAGCGCTGGGACGAGGACGTCTACCTCCATCTGGACGGGCGCCGCTACCGCATCGAGCAACGCCACCAACTTGGCCCGCTAACGGTGAGCGGCGGCGGTCTGTCCCAAGATGACGTGCACTGGTTCAGTCGTCATTTTGATTGCATGTGCTACAACGAGTTGCCATGTCAATCAGCCAAGACTCTTAATACCATCCAAGACAGCCCCTTCTCTGCAAGGAGTCACTCCTGTTCGTGTGTCCAATCCGTGGGAGTGCACTTCCTCCTGATGGTCACTGCTACGGTTTGGCTCCAAGACCTGATTGGTTGA